TGTTGTGTTGCTCATACTCGGTTGTTTCGTGCTTCTTCACTCTGGATGCGTCAACCTCCTAAATGCCCAACAAGAGCCTCTTGATGTAACTCGAGATTCCCATCACCGTAAAGCCCTACTTACCTCTTATGCAACCGGCCTAACAATTGCGGCCACCAATCCCATGAATCTGTTATTCTGGCTTAGTATATATGGTTCTGTATTAAGCGATGTCCTCTTATCAAATGAACCCGGACGCTCATTCCTTCTAAGTAGCCTAGTATTTGTCGGAATTGGATTGTGGAACCTTCACGTCGCCTTATCCATACACTTTGGCAGAAGAATTATGAATCGTTTCGTCATGCGTTCAATCCGTGTTGTAGCAAGTTGTGTCTTGTTGTATTATGGACTTAAATTCGGAGTGCAAGCTTGTAATGAAATGGGAATGTTATTCTGACGTTTAACGTGGCACATGTAGGGGGAAAGTACGTCTATAGAGAGCAGAACCACTCTATACAAATTCCGTCGACCCGCCATATACCTTCCATTTGTTGGGATGTGCACTCTTTCACATTATGGGAGAAATACACATTTACAACTGGTGATTCTAGGTGTAAGATAGATTACAGATTCCTTTAGATGGATATCTTACAATCAAGATAATTGTTGCTAAGGATGACAAGGAGGTAGTGTGATGATTACTCTATATTTATCTCCAAGCTGTACTTCATGCCGTAAAGCAAAGGCATGGCTTGAAGAGCATAATCTCGAGTTTGAAGTACGTAACATATTTCAAGAGCCCCTAACGGTAGACGAAGTGAAGAGTCTTATGC
This portion of the Pontibacillus halophilus JSM 076056 = DSM 19796 genome encodes:
- a CDS encoding LysE family translocator, coding for MIGTIVGYIVLGLSIAAPVGPINVEMINRGMRYGFWPAFLVGCGGMTSDILLMALMFVGLSNVLLIGWVNVVLLILGCFVLLHSGCVNLLNAQQEPLDVTRDSHHRKALLTSYATGLTIAATNPMNLLFWLSIYGSVLSDVLLSNEPGRSFLLSSLVFVGIGLWNLHVALSIHFGRRIMNRFVMRSIRVVASCVLLYYGLKFGVQACNEMGMLF